The Manis javanica isolate MJ-LG chromosome 6, MJ_LKY, whole genome shotgun sequence genome contains a region encoding:
- the LOC118966945 gene encoding uncharacterized protein produces MGRRALVCLATGQDSDDLHRFVASRGGGRKGRRPWPAEGPQAPTAHPQPPAAARGRAPAPGGLAARARVLPARPWGRVAGRRPSRSVGRRGTSGLGGDTGPCPGGRGAKAGGGAAGLAGTARRKGRLAAASAAPGAQCRPGRGATTRGPPEQELQRRREQKRRRHDAQQLQQLQHLESFYEKPPPGLIKEDETKPEDCIPDVPGNEHAREFLAHAPTKGLWMPLGKEVKVMQCWRCKRHMKIPCMTSYKRIKDMKRM; encoded by the exons ATGGGGAGAAGAG CTCTCGTGTGCCTGGCCACTGGGCAAGACAGTGATGACCTGCACAGGTTCGTGGCCTCCAGGGGTGGAGGCCGCAAGGGCAGGCGGCCCTGGCCCGCAGAGGGGCCCCAGGCTCCCACCGCGCATCCTCAGCCCCCGGCCGCCGCCAGGGGGCGCGCTCCGGCACCAGGCGGTCTGGCAGCGAGGGCCCGGGTGCTCCCAGCTCGGCCTTGGGGCCGCGTCGCGGGAAGGCGGCCCAGCCGGTCTGTGGGGAGGCGGGGGACAAGCGGCCTTGGCGGGGACACCGGCCCCTGCCCGGGCGGCCGCGGGGCGAAGGCGGGAGGGGGCGCTGCGGGCCTAGCGGGCACGGCGCGGAGGAAGGGCCGTCTTGCCGCCGCCTCGGCTGCGCCAGGGGCGCAATGTCGTCCCGGCCGCGGCGCGACGACGCGGGGGCCGCCGGAGCAGGAGCTGCAGCGGCGCCGGGAGCAGAAGCGGCGGCGGCACGACGcacagcagctgcagcagctCCAGCACCTGGAGTCCTT ctATGAAAAACCTCCTCCTGGGCTTATCAAG GAAGATGAGACTAAGCCAGAAGACTGTATACCAGATGTGCCAGGCAATGAACATGCCAGGGAGTTTCTGGCTCATGCACCAACTAAAGGCCTTTGGATGCCACTGGGGAAGGAAGTCAAAGTTATGCAGT gttGGCGTTGTAAACG GCACATGAAGATCCCATGTATGACATCATACAAGAgaataaaagacatgaaaaggATGTAA